A window of Microbacterium sp. BK668 genomic DNA:
TCGAGTGCGAGCGCCGTGATGCCGCGGGTGGTGAGCGACTCGCGGACGTCGGGGCGCAGGGCCGGGCTCAGCATTCCGAGAAGCGTCGCGCCGTCGGCGAGCAGGGCGACCTCGTCGGGCGTGGGCGGGTCGACCTTCAGCACGATGGGCGACGACCAGGCCGTCACGCGATCGACGATCTCGGCGCCGGCCCCCTCGAAGTCGGTGTCGGGGAACGCGGATGCCTCGCCCGCACTCCTTTCGACCACGACCTCGTACCCGAGCCCGCGCAGCTTGCCGACGGTGACGGGCGTCGCGGCGACGCGGTTCTCTCCGGGCTGTTCAGCGACGATGCCGATGCGGGTCATCCAGGCTCCTGTGCTCACGTCCGAGCGCCGGCGCAGCAGCCGGGGCGGGCTGCGTCGGCGCACTTCCTCCGACTCTAGGAGCCGCCCGGACCCGGAGGCGCTCGGAACGCTCACGAACGTGTTTCGATACCCTCGGACGTATGACCGTCGCCTCGACGCCCGACCTCGAACTCGACCGCCACAACCTCATCGCCCTCATCAAGGCGGAGGCGGTCTTCCACGGCGACTTCACGCTGTCGAGCGGCAAGAAGGCCTCGTACTACGTCGACATGCGCAAGCTCACCCTCGACCACCGCGCTGCGCCCGCGATCGGCCGCATCATGCTCGACCTCATCCGCGACATCGACGGCGTCGTCGCGGTGGGCGGCCTGACGCTCGGCGCCGACCCCATCGCCAACGCCGTCATGCACGAGTCCGCCCGGACCAACACGCCCCTCGACGCCTTCGTCGTCCGCAAGGAGCCCAAGGACCACGGGCGCGGCCGCCAGGTGGAGGGGGCGGATGTCGTAGGCAAGCGCGTCGTCGTCGTCGAAGACACCTCGACCACGGGCCAGTCGGCGCTGAAGGCCGTCGAGGCGCTGCGGCGCGAGGGCGCCGAGCCCGTCGCGGTCGCCGTCGTCGTCGACCGCAGGACCGGCGCCCAGGCCGCGGTCGAGGCGGAGGGCCTGCAGTGGCTTGCCGCGGTCGACCTCGACGACCTCGGCCTGCAGCCGCAGTGAGCCCTGAAGCCCGCGCCACACTCGAACCCGCTGGGCGGCGTCAGTCGTCGCCGCGGCCGTCCTTGTCGCGACGATTCATGCGGACGAGCTGCACGACGAACACGACCAGGGTCGCGGCGAGTACGACGATCGTCACGCCGTAGAGGAGCGCTTGCTCGGTGGCCATCAGCCCGGCCTCTTCCCCTCGGCGGCGTCGCCGACGATCCGTGCGATCCGCGCAGCGCGCGTCTCTGGCCGCCGCGCCGAGTCGACCGCCGAGATCCCGAACTTGCGCGCAGACGGCGGGAACGCGTCCCACTTCTCGCGCGCGATCGGGTCGGCGTCGAGGGCAGCCGCGAGGTCATCGGGCTCGCGCAGCGCCTCCGCGTTGTCGAGGATCGTCCACGACCCGTTGGCCTTCGCGACCTGGACGGCCTTGATCCCCGCGGGGGCCATGAGCCCTTCGCGCTCGAGGATCTCGAGCCGCGCCTTGTTCGTCGCGGCCCACCCGCTCGAGGGGCGGCGGGGCGCGAACCACAGTCCGCCCGTCTGCTCGTCGAACGACCGGACGGGACCGTCGATCCACCCGAAGCACAGCGCCTGCATGATGGCATCCTCGTACGCGACGAGCTCGAGGCCCGAGCCGGGCCGGGGCCGCACGAGCCAGGCCCCCGTGGAGGTCGCGTGATTGTCTTCGAGCCACGCGCGCCAGGCCGCGGCATCCGTCGCCATGACCCTCTCGCCGTCGTCGAGCGCGCCCATGCAGGGACCTTATCGCGAACAGCCGACAGGGCAGCGGGTCGACGTCACAGCCCTTCGGGCAGCTCCGACTCGATCGGCTCGGCCGACAGCAGGTCGGCGACGGAGTCGAGCACCTCGTCGGGCCGGAAGGGGTAGCGCTCGATCTCGGCGGGGTCGCTGATGCCGGTGAGCACGAGCACGGTGTGCAAGCCCGCCTCGATGCCGGCGACGACGTCGGTGTCCATCCGATCGCCGATCATCCCGGTCGTCTCGGAGTGCGCGCCGATGCGGTTGAGCGCCGAGCGGAACATCATGGGGTTCGGCTTGCCGACGACGTACGGCTCCTTGCCCGTGGCCTTCGTGATGAGGGCGGCGAACGACCCCGTCGCGGGCACGACGCCGCTCGGCGTCGGCCCCGTCGCGTCGGGGTTCGTCACGATGAACCGCGCACCGGCGTTGATGAAGCGGATGGCCTTGGTGATCGCCTCGAACGAGTACTGCCGGGTCTCGCCGACCACGACGTAGTCCGGCTGCGACTCGGTCATGATGAAGCCGGCCTCGTGGAGCGCCGTGGTGAGGCCGGCCTCGCCGATCACGAACGCGGTGCCGCCCGGAAGCTGCGAGTGCAGGAAGTCCGCGGTCGCGAGGGCCGATGTCCAGATGCTCTCCTCGGGGACGTCCAGGCCAGACCGCCGCAGCCGGGCGCTCAGGTCGCGCGGCGTGAAGATCGGATTGTTCGTCAGGACGAGGAAGGGCGTCCCGGAGTCGCGCCACTGCGCCAGCAGCTCACTGGCGCCCGGGATCGGGCGGTTCTCGTGGACGAGGACGCCGTCCATGTCGGTGAGCCAGCACTCGATGTCGGCGCGTGTCCGCATGGGCCCAGCCTATCCGGCGGCCCCGCGCCGTAATCTCGAACCCGTGGCCCGCCCCGACTGGGATCCCCAGCTCCTTCCCGACCTGCACGGACGCACCTACCTCGTCACCGGCGCCAACGCCGGGCTCGGCTACTTCTCGACCGAGCAGCTGGCGAGGGCCGGTGCGCACGTCGTCATGACCGGACGGCATCCGAACCGGCTCTCGGCGGCGCGCAGCGCGCTTCTGCGGCGGGTTCCGGATGCCTCGGTCGAGAGCATGCTGATCGACACGAGCAATCTCGGCTCCGTGCGGGCCGCGGCCGCCTCGGTGCGCGGTCGCGGCGAGCTCGACGGCCTCCTCCTCAACGCCGGAATCGTGCACCCCCCGAGGCAGCGCGAGCAGACGCAGGACGGCAGCGAGCTCGTCCTCGCGACGAACGCCCTCGGGCACTACGCGCTGGCCGGCGAGCTGCTGCCGACGCTGGCCGCAGCATCCGGCCGCATGGTCTGGGTCGGCAGCATGTCGACGACGATCAGCCCCTACGACCCGGTCGACCCGCAGCTGGTGGACTCCTACACCCCGTGGCGCGCCTACGTGCAGTCCAAGATCGCCACGAGCGTGCTCGGCTTCGAGGCGGACCGCCGGCTCCGCGACGCCGGCGTGCACGTCGCGAGCCTCGTCACCCACCCCGGCTACTCCACGAGCGGGCGGACCCCCGGCATCCATGGAGTCAACGAGCCGTCGCGGATGACGCGCTTCGTCGACAACCTCCAGGCGGTGGTCGCGCAGTCCAAGGAGCACGGCGCGTGGCCGCTCGTGCGGGCGCTCGTCGACCGCGACATCGAGGGAGGCGCGTTCGTCGGCCCCAGGGCCGGCACGCGCGGTGCTCCGGTCATCGCGAAGCCGTCGCGCATCGTGCGCCGCACCGACATCGCGGAACGCCTCTGGAGTCTCGCCGAGGAGGCGACCCGGGTGAGCTGGCCCTTCGCCCGGGCGGCTCGCGTGCGCTGATCGGCCCGCCGGGCTGCCCGCGCACGCCCGCCCGATCGGCGGGTCAGGCGGTCAGCCACACCGCCGATGCCGCTCCGTCGGGCAGATGCACGTCGGTGTCCGCGATGCGGAGGGTCGCGGCATCCCGGACCGTCGCGGCAGCGCCGACCGTGACGCCGGCGCTCTCGATCTCGCGCAGGAGGGCGCCGTCGCGATCGCTCACCCGCAGCACGCGACCCGAGTGCCCGGGAGCCGCGGCGGCGAGCAGCACGAACGGCTCGCGGTGCACGCGGCCGGAGGCGTCGGGGATCGCGTCGCCGTGCGGGTCGTGAGTCGGGCGCCCGAGGCGCTCGTCGATGCCCTCGAGCAGACGGTCGCTGATCGCGTGCTCGAGCACCTCGGCCTCGTCGTGCACCTCGTCCCACCCGTAGCCGAACTCCCGCACGAGCCACGTCTCGATGAGGCGATGACGACGGATGATCGCCGCGGCGCGCAGCTGCCCCGCCTCGGTCAGCGCGATGGGACCGTACGGCCGGTGCGCCACGAGGGCGTGCGCGGCGAGCTTCTGCACCATCTCGGTCACGCTCGACGGTGCGAGACCGAGCTCGGCGGCCAGCTGCGACGGCGTGATGCGCTCGTCCTGCCACTCGGTGTGGTGGTAGATCGTCTTCAGGTAGTCGTCGACGGCGGGGGACGGCACGGGAACAGGCTACCCGCGCGGGCGCCGGCCCTCCGGCGTCAGGCGCCCGTGAAGACGAGCCACAGGAGCGTCGCGTTCAGGGCGATGAGGAACACGGATGCCGCGACCCCCGCCGCCGTCGTCACCGCGCGATTGCGGAACCGGCCGAGCACCTCGCGCTTGGACGTCAGCGCGACCAGCGGGATGAGTGCGAACGGGATCCCGAACGAGAGGACGACCTGGCTCAGCACGAGCGCGAGCGTCGGGTCGAACCCGGCCGCGAGGATGACCAGCGCCGGGATCAGCGTCACCAGCCGCCGGGCGAGGAGCGGCACGCGGACGCGCAGCAGGCCGTGCATGATCTCGGCCCCCGCGTACGCGCCGACCGAGGTCGAGGCGAGTCCGCTCGCGAGGAGGCCCACGGCGAACAGCGTGGCGACGGCGGGGCCGAGGCCGGCGTACAGCGC
This region includes:
- the pyrE gene encoding orotate phosphoribosyltransferase, producing the protein MTVASTPDLELDRHNLIALIKAEAVFHGDFTLSSGKKASYYVDMRKLTLDHRAAPAIGRIMLDLIRDIDGVVAVGGLTLGADPIANAVMHESARTNTPLDAFVVRKEPKDHGRGRQVEGADVVGKRVVVVEDTSTTGQSALKAVEALRREGAEPVAVAVVVDRRTGAQAAVEAEGLQWLAAVDLDDLGLQPQ
- a CDS encoding FAM174 family membrane protein, with the protein product MATEQALLYGVTIVVLAATLVVFVVQLVRMNRRDKDGRGDD
- a CDS encoding YdeI/OmpD-associated family protein, whose translation is MGALDDGERVMATDAAAWRAWLEDNHATSTGAWLVRPRPGSGLELVAYEDAIMQALCFGWIDGPVRSFDEQTGGLWFAPRRPSSGWAATNKARLEILEREGLMAPAGIKAVQVAKANGSWTILDNAEALREPDDLAAALDADPIAREKWDAFPPSARKFGISAVDSARRPETRAARIARIVGDAAEGKRPG
- a CDS encoding HAD-IIA family hydrolase, which encodes MRTRADIECWLTDMDGVLVHENRPIPGASELLAQWRDSGTPFLVLTNNPIFTPRDLSARLRRSGLDVPEESIWTSALATADFLHSQLPGGTAFVIGEAGLTTALHEAGFIMTESQPDYVVVGETRQYSFEAITKAIRFINAGARFIVTNPDATGPTPSGVVPATGSFAALITKATGKEPYVVGKPNPMMFRSALNRIGAHSETTGMIGDRMDTDVVAGIEAGLHTVLVLTGISDPAEIERYPFRPDEVLDSVADLLSAEPIESELPEGL
- a CDS encoding SDR family NAD(P)-dependent oxidoreductase; translation: MARPDWDPQLLPDLHGRTYLVTGANAGLGYFSTEQLARAGAHVVMTGRHPNRLSAARSALLRRVPDASVESMLIDTSNLGSVRAAAASVRGRGELDGLLLNAGIVHPPRQREQTQDGSELVLATNALGHYALAGELLPTLAAASGRMVWVGSMSTTISPYDPVDPQLVDSYTPWRAYVQSKIATSVLGFEADRRLRDAGVHVASLVTHPGYSTSGRTPGIHGVNEPSRMTRFVDNLQAVVAQSKEHGAWPLVRALVDRDIEGGAFVGPRAGTRGAPVIAKPSRIVRRTDIAERLWSLAEEATRVSWPFARAARVR
- a CDS encoding metal-dependent transcriptional regulator, with amino-acid sequence MPSPAVDDYLKTIYHHTEWQDERITPSQLAAELGLAPSSVTEMVQKLAAHALVAHRPYGPIALTEAGQLRAAAIIRRHRLIETWLVREFGYGWDEVHDEAEVLEHAISDRLLEGIDERLGRPTHDPHGDAIPDASGRVHREPFVLLAAAAPGHSGRVLRVSDRDGALLREIESAGVTVGAAATVRDAATLRIADTDVHLPDGAASAVWLTA